One window of the Solanum stenotomum isolate F172 chromosome 11, ASM1918654v1, whole genome shotgun sequence genome contains the following:
- the LOC125846090 gene encoding TMV resistance protein N-like: protein MASSSSFASNSQYCAQWKYDVFLSFRGADTRRTFTGHLYEGLKNRGIFTFQDDKRLEHGDSISQELLKAIEESQVAVIVFSKNYAMSRWCLNELVKIMECKVENGQIVIPVFYDVDPSHVRYQSESFAETFAKHESRYKDDVEGMQKVQGWRTALTGAANLKGYDIRDGIESECIRKLVDDVSSKLCKTFSSYLQDIVGIDTHLEKVKSLLEMETNDVRIVGIWGMGGVGKTTIARAVFDTLSPQFQGASFLADIKETKTNEMHSLQNILLSELLREDKKYVNNKEEGKRMMAHRLRFMKVLVVLDDINHHDHWEYLAGHLCWFGPGSRIIATTRNKQILGMNNAVHEVTTLLEHDAIRLFNQHAFKGEAPNEHIKKLSLEVVSHAKGLPLALRLWGIWLHNQDKTMWREIVDMIKRESSPDIVKNLKISFEGLQDKEKTIFLDIACFFRGWKKDETIEILESYDLGARIRLHGLIEKSLVFISKYNTIQMHDLIQDMGTYVVNMQTDSGKPSRLWNIEDFEDVVNNTGIMAMEAIWCTYVQKLYFSKDAMINMKRIRILCICDENDLSRITYSSSSDSNCHDDSIEYLPNNLCWFVWHDYPWKLLPEYFNPRRLVHLDLRWSSLHHLWNETKQLPSLRRLNLSCSKSLKRTPDFKGMPNLEYLYLGECMNLEEVHHSLGCSRKLIHLNLNYCERLKRFPYVNVESLESLNLSFCYSLKKFPEILGRMKPELEIKMSDSGIRELPLCIIHPQAHLTELHLNRMKYLVALPSSICKLKGLVKLDVSNCAKLESLPEEIGDLGKLEQLDANYTLISRPPSSIVRLNNLKLLNFTKVNSEDRLFFVFPQVNEGLLSLEYLDLSYCNIKDGGLPEDIGSLSSLKVLHLRGNNFEYLPQSIAQLGALEYLYLSDCKSLTQLPEFPRQLDRIDADWSNDLICNSLFQNMSSLQHDICSSDSFSLRVFRSWGEDIPSWFKYHGMGKRVSINLPENWYESDKFLGFAVCYTGIFIDDFTAHLIPLCDDGMSSMTQKFSLSNHSEYINEDTIKFLLVPLGGLWDASNANEKTPNDYGCIKLDDFKATHPLIVTDDFEVTDHFEVADCFAERRKFGVHLLYKDESELCIGIRNSRYEEEASCSSSKKQRQLLQLFPTSPGL from the exons ATGgcatcttcttcctcttttgcAAGTAATTCACAGTACTGTGCTCAATGGAAGTATGATGTCTTTCTTAGTTTTAGAGGTGCCGACACACGGAGAACATTTACGGGTCACTTGTACGAAGGTTtgaaaaatagaggaatattCACTTTTCAAGATGATAAAAGGCTAGAGCATGGAGATTCCATCTCACAAGAACTTTTGAAAGCTATAGAAGAGTCTCAAGTTGCAGTAATCGTTTTCTCAAAGAATTATGCAATGTCAAGGTGGTGCTTGAATGAACTAGTAAAGATTATGGAATGCAAGGTTGAAAATGGACAAATAGTCATACCGGTCTTCTATGATGTGGATCCATCACATGTTCGATACCAAAGTGAGAGCTTTGCAGAAACATTTGCCAAACACGAATCGAGGTATAAGGATGATGTTGAGGGGATGCAAAAGGTGCAAGGATGGAGAACTGCCCTAACTGGTGCCGCAAATCTAAAAGGATATGATATCCGTGACGG GATCGAATCGGAATGCATTCGGAAACTTGTTGACGATGTTTCTTCCAAATTATGCAAAACTTTTTCATCTTATTTGCAAGATATTGTGGGAATAGATACTCATTTGGAGAAAGTAAAATCCCTGCTAGAGATGGAAACTAATGATGTTCGCATTGTGGGGATCTGGGGAATGGGGGGAGTGGGTAAAACGACTATAGCAAGAGCTGTTTTTGATACACTCTCACCTCAATTTCAGGGTGCAAGTTTCCTTGCGGATATAAAAGAAACTAAGACAAATGAAATGCATTCTCTACAAAACATCCTTCTCTCTGAACTGTTAAGGGAAGacaaaaaatatgtgaataataaGGAGGAAGGGAAGCGTATGATGGCTCATAGACTTCGTTTTATGAAGGTTTTAGTTGTGCTTGATGATATTAATCATCATGATCACTGGGAATATTTAGCAGGGCATCTTTGTTGGTTTGGCCCTGGAAGTAGAATTATTGCAACAACtagaaacaaacaaattttaggGATGAATAATGCAGTACATGAAGTGACTACATTACTTGAACATGATGCTATTCGGTTGTTCAATCAACATGCTTTCAAGGGTGAAGCTCCAAATGAGCATATTAAGAAGTTGTCGTTGGAGGTAGTAAGTCATGCTAAAGGCCTTCCTTTAGCATTGAGATTGTGGGGTATTTGGttgcataatcaagataaaACTATGTGGAGAGAAATTGTAGACATGATAAAGAGAGAATCTAGTCCAGACATTGTTAAAAACCTCAAAATAAGTTTTGAAGGGTTGCAAGATAAGGAGAAAACGATATTTCTAGATATCGCATGCTTCTTTAGAGGGTGGAAGAAAGATGAGACCATTGAAATTCTTGAGAGCTATGATTTGGGCGCTCGTATCAGATTGCATGGTCTAATTGAGAAATCTCTTGTCTTCATATCGAAATATAATACAATTCAAATGCATGACTTAATTCAAGACATGGGTACATATGTGGTGAACATGCAAACAGATTCCGGAAAACCTAGTAGACTGTGGAACATTGAAGATTTCGAAGATGTGGTCAACAATACT GGGATCATGGCAATGGAAGCAATCTGGTGTACTTATGTTCAAAAACTATACTTTAGCAAAGATGCAATGATAAATATGAAAAGGATTAGGATATTATGCATATGTGATGAGAATGACTTAAGTAGGATAACTTACTCCTCTTCGTCTGACTCTAATTGCCATGATGACTCCATTGAGTACCTGCCCAACAACTTGTGTTGGTTTGTCTGGCATGACTATCCTTGGAAGTTATTGCCAGAATATTTTAATCCCAGAAGACTTGTTCATCTTGATCTCCGGTGGAGTTCGTTGCATCATTTATGGAATGAAACAAAG CAATTGCCGTCTCTACGGAGGCTAAATCTAAGTTGCTCCAAAAGCCTGAAGAGAACACCAGATTTCAAGGGGATGCCAAACTTGGAGTATTTGTATCTAGGGGAATGTATGAATCTTGAAGAGGTTCATCATTCCTTGGGATGTTCCAGAAAACTGATCcacttaaatttgaattattgtGAAAGACTTAAGAGGTTTCCATATGTTAATGTGGAATCTCTTGAATCTCTGAATCTAAGCTTCTGCTATAGTTTAAAGAAATTTCCAGAAATCCTCGGAAGAATGAAGCCGGAGTTAGAGATTAAGATGTCAGACTCTGGGATAAGGGAACTGCCATTATGTATCATTCATCCCCAAGCTCATCTTACAGAGCTACATTTGAATAGAATGAAATATCTTGTAGCTCTTCCAAGCAGCATTTGTAAGTTGAAAGGTTTGGTGAAGCTAGATGTGTCGAACTGCGCAAAACTTGAAAGCTTGCCAGAAGAGATAGGTGATTTAGGAAAATTGGAGCAGCTTGATGCCAACTATACTCTAATCTCACGACCTCCGTCTTCCATCGTCCGGTTGAACAAccttaaattattgaattttacaAAAGTAAATTCAGAAGATAGATTGTTCTTTGTGTTCCCTCAGGTGAATGAAGGGTTACTCTCATTGGAATATCTGGATCTCAGTTACTGCAATATAAAAGATGGAGGACTTCCGGAAGACATTGGATCCTTATCCTCTTTGAAAGTGTTGCATCTCAGGGGAAATAATTTTGAGTATTTGCCTCAAAGCATAGCCCAACTTGGTGCTCTTGAATACTTGTACTTATCAGATTGCAAGAGTCTTACACAGCTGCCAGAATTTCCACGGCAATTAGACAGAATAGATGCAGATTGGAGCAATGATTTGATCTGTAATTCATTGTTTCAGAATATGTCATCATTGCAGCATGACATATGTTCTTCAGATTCCTTTTCACTAAGAGTGTTTAGGAGTTGGGGGGAGGATATCCCAAGTTGGTTCAAATATCATGGAATGGGCAAACGTGTATCAATCAATTTGCCTGAGAATTGGTATGAATCAGATAAGTTCTTGGGATTTGCTGTATGTTACACTGGCATATTTATTGATGACTTCACAGCTCATTTGATTCCCTTATGTGATGATGGGATGTCGTCGATGACCCAGAAATTTTCCTTATCCAACCATTCAGAATATATTAATGAAGATACTATTAAATTTTTGTTGGTACCTCTTGGTGGCTTATGGGATGCATCTAATGCAAATGAAAAAACACCAAATGACTATGGGTGCATTAAGTTAGATGATTTTAAAGCAACACATCCTTTAATAGTAACAGATGATTTTGAAGTAACAGATCATTTTGAAGTAGCAGATTGTTTTGCAGAAAGGAGGAAATTTGGAGTTCATTTGCTGTATAAAGATGAATCTGAGCTTTGCATTGGGATAAGGAATAGCAGATATGAAGAAGAGGCAAGTTGCTCCTCTTCTAAGAAACAAAGGCAACTCTTGCAGCTCTTTCCCACAAGCCCGGGATTATAG